From a region of the Leptospira kmetyi serovar Malaysia str. Bejo-Iso9 genome:
- the dnaN gene encoding DNA polymerase III subunit beta, with the protein MKIKVNTSEFLKAIHAVEGVISAREIKSVLSNLKIEAEGKEVFLSATDLEISIKTSVPADVIQPGSISLPAKQLSSFFKTIHFEETTLSLEESDGESSIAYITDASGKNDYKSKISGMDAEEIKTISKVNSSQVSSFPSTLINDMIRKTSYAIAHEDQRFIFNGLYMIPDGNKLIFVGTDGRRLCKIERSLPSPLQFKDSIIVPAKAIREISKMIATSETGNIGLIDSQIYASANNIELLCKLIEGNFPNYEQVIPKSTKFSTSISKEEFQVSLRQVMTAAEEPSRQVRLTFSKNNLNLFAQTLGASEASINKPIEYSGDEITIAFKGEYLMDIFRSIDDNEVKIEFSDSSSPVIFKDPSDPEFISVIMPMKL; encoded by the coding sequence TTGAAAATCAAAGTCAATACATCGGAATTCTTAAAAGCAATTCATGCAGTGGAAGGTGTAATCTCCGCAAGAGAAATCAAATCCGTATTATCAAATCTTAAAATAGAAGCGGAAGGTAAGGAAGTTTTTCTTTCCGCAACCGATCTTGAAATTTCCATCAAAACTTCCGTGCCCGCGGATGTGATTCAACCCGGAAGCATTTCGTTACCCGCAAAACAACTTTCCAGTTTTTTCAAAACGATTCACTTCGAAGAGACGACTTTATCTTTGGAAGAATCAGACGGAGAATCTTCCATCGCTTATATCACCGACGCTTCCGGTAAGAACGATTACAAATCCAAGATCAGCGGAATGGACGCGGAAGAAATCAAAACGATTTCCAAAGTGAATTCTTCCCAAGTGTCTTCTTTTCCGAGCACTTTGATAAACGACATGATTCGTAAAACTTCTTACGCGATCGCTCACGAAGATCAGAGATTTATTTTCAACGGTCTTTATATGATTCCCGACGGAAACAAATTGATCTTTGTAGGAACGGACGGAAGAAGACTTTGTAAAATCGAAAGAAGTCTTCCTTCTCCTTTGCAATTTAAGGATTCCATCATCGTTCCCGCAAAAGCGATTCGCGAAATTTCTAAAATGATCGCGACTTCGGAAACCGGCAACATCGGTTTGATCGACAGTCAGATTTACGCTTCTGCGAATAACATAGAATTGTTATGTAAGTTGATCGAAGGAAATTTTCCTAATTACGAACAAGTGATTCCTAAAAGCACTAAATTCTCCACAAGCATTTCCAAAGAAGAATTTCAAGTTTCTCTCAGACAGGTTATGACCGCGGCGGAAGAACCGTCGAGACAAGTAAGACTTACGTTCAGCAAAAACAATCTGAATTTATTCGCACAAACTCTCGGAGCTTCGGAAGCGAGCATCAACAAACCGATCGAATATTCAGGAGACGAAATTACGATCGCGTTCAAGGGAGAATATCTCATGGATATTTTCAGATCCATCGATGACAACGAAGTAAAGATAGAATTTTCGGATTCCAGTTCTCCGGTTATATTTAAAGATCCTTCCGATCCGGAATTTATTTCCGTTATTATGCCGATGAAGCTCTGA
- the recF gene encoding DNA replication/repair protein RecF (All proteins in this family for which functions are known are DNA-binding proteins that assist the filamentation of RecA onto DNA for the initiation of recombination or recombinational repair.) yields MFLKQLTIQNFRSHEELSLDFDSRLIFFVGDNGEGKTNLLEAICMLSWLKSFRESEDANLIRWGSANYFLRGRIKENQKESVLEIGFIAKPTVKRKLKFNQEEVKKRTDLIGKFITVLLTPMDLKIIEGGPAERRKFVDAFISSFDPNYLDSLLEYNKILKHRNALLKSGNPDSSHLSVWDKRLIEKGVLILQKRKEIVEELNSFYQTNLDKLSGGRDGLELIYKPNVPDENEFMDKLTRNLGRDLRLGYTSVGIHRDDLFIGAENRDITEFGSQGQKRSTVIALKAATFNYYKNVLNTTPVLLIDDVIRELDVKRREYFVDLVINAGQAFFTTTDLEGIQDYVGKLEDQKQIFLIRQGTVQSVV; encoded by the coding sequence ATGTTTTTAAAACAACTTACGATTCAGAACTTTAGAAGCCACGAAGAACTGAGCCTGGATTTCGATTCCAGGCTTATTTTTTTTGTAGGGGATAACGGAGAAGGTAAAACGAATCTTCTCGAAGCGATTTGTATGTTGTCTTGGTTGAAAAGTTTTCGAGAATCGGAAGACGCTAATCTGATCCGATGGGGTTCGGCGAATTATTTCCTAAGAGGAAGAATCAAGGAAAATCAAAAAGAATCCGTTTTGGAAATCGGCTTTATCGCAAAACCGACCGTGAAACGGAAATTGAAGTTCAATCAGGAAGAAGTAAAAAAAAGAACCGATCTGATCGGAAAGTTTATTACGGTTCTTTTGACTCCGATGGATTTAAAAATCATAGAAGGCGGTCCAGCGGAAAGAAGAAAGTTCGTGGACGCTTTTATCTCCTCCTTCGATCCGAATTACCTCGATTCTTTATTGGAATATAATAAAATTCTAAAACACAGAAACGCTCTTTTAAAATCGGGCAATCCGGATTCTTCCCATCTTTCCGTTTGGGACAAACGACTGATTGAAAAAGGGGTTTTGATTCTTCAAAAAAGAAAAGAAATCGTCGAAGAACTGAATTCTTTTTATCAAACCAATTTGGATAAACTCAGCGGCGGCAGAGACGGTCTCGAACTGATCTACAAACCGAACGTTCCCGATGAAAACGAATTCATGGATAAACTTACACGCAACTTAGGAAGGGATTTGAGACTCGGTTATACCTCGGTAGGAATTCATAGGGACGATTTGTTCATCGGTGCCGAAAATCGGGACATTACGGAATTCGGTTCTCAAGGTCAAAAAAGAAGTACGGTGATCGCCTTAAAAGCCGCGACTTTCAATTATTATAAGAATGTTTTGAATACCACGCCGGTTTTGTTAATCGACGACGTGATCCGTGAGTTGGACGTAAAACGCAGAGAATATTTCGTGGATCTTGTGATCAACGCGGGTCAGGCATTTTTTACCACAACCGACTTGGAAGGAATTCAGGATTATGTCGGTAAACTCGAGGATCAAAAACAAATCTTTTTAATCCGACAAGGAACCGTCCAATCCGTAGTATGA
- a CDS encoding DUF721 domain-containing protein, with translation MNDDLISSKKIETAEFRSVLNQMGITEESLQEKISLHTLRNRWKEIVGPVFAGHSEVNSIQFGKLRIVVSHNAYKQELLFLQNRILRESARFLGRGTVRSIEISIGKLTASYAPASPETKEKKGLEGKEDLIAILEKETDPEVKKRYLEILQYL, from the coding sequence ATGAACGACGATTTGATTTCATCGAAAAAAATCGAAACTGCGGAGTTTCGTTCCGTTTTAAATCAAATGGGGATTACGGAAGAAAGTCTTCAAGAAAAAATTTCACTTCATACTTTGAGAAACCGTTGGAAAGAAATTGTAGGACCGGTGTTTGCAGGACATTCCGAAGTCAATTCGATTCAATTCGGTAAGTTGAGAATCGTCGTTTCCCACAACGCTTATAAACAAGAATTGCTTTTTTTACAAAATCGAATCTTAAGAGAGTCCGCTCGATTCTTGGGAAGAGGAACCGTTCGTTCCATTGAAATTTCCATCGGTAAACTAACTGCTTCTTATGCGCCGGCATCGCCCGAGACCAAGGAAAAAAAAGGCTTAGAAGGCAAAGAAGATTTAATCGCTATTCTTGAAAAAGAAACGGATCCCGAAGTTAAAAAACGTTACCTCGAGATTCTTCAATATCTTTAA
- the gyrB gene encoding DNA topoisomerase (ATP-hydrolyzing) subunit B, producing MSQEEASYSAGQIKILEGLEAVRKRPGMYIGTQDETGLHKMVYEVVDNSVDEAMAGHCTEIKISILPDNIIEVRDNGRGIPVDIHPDKKISTIEVVMTILHAGGKFENDAYKVSGGLHGVGVSVVNALSEYLEVEVHQKGKCYTQKYEKGIPVSPVELKGESSERGTTVRFKPDASIFTTVDFQFDVLSARFRELAFLNKGLILIVEDRRRGSEGENLLRNEFQFSGGIVSFVEHINENKHPMHKVIHFERNKDDVLAEISIQYSETYTESIFCFTNNINNNLGGTHLEGFRAALTRTLNDFLKKDTVLAKKHPTGLSGEDVKEGLTAVISIKIPQPQFNSQTKEKLVNAEIKGIMQTLTSEGLNLFFEENPNITKKILEKCILSAKAREAARKARDLTRRKTVLEGGGLPGKLADCSEKDPALSELYLVEGDSAGGSAKQGRDRNTQAILPLKGKILNVEKARLDKILSSEEIRVLVSALGTGIGEDEFNIDKIRYHKIMIMTDADIDGSHIRTLLLTFFFRYMRPVIERGFLYVAQPPLYLIKHGKNSTYVYSDKEKEELLKTVGTEKVVIQRYKGLGEMNPEQLWETTMDPSNRVVLKVKLDDFVEAEETFNILMGDEVQPRKQFIEVNAAKVANLDL from the coding sequence ATGAGCCAAGAAGAAGCAAGCTACAGCGCCGGTCAGATCAAGATTTTAGAGGGTCTGGAAGCTGTTAGAAAACGTCCGGGTATGTATATCGGAACTCAGGACGAGACCGGACTTCACAAAATGGTCTACGAAGTCGTGGACAACTCTGTCGACGAAGCGATGGCGGGCCATTGCACCGAAATTAAAATCAGCATTCTTCCGGATAACATCATCGAAGTAAGGGACAACGGCCGCGGGATTCCGGTCGACATTCATCCCGACAAAAAAATTTCCACGATTGAAGTCGTTATGACCATTCTCCACGCGGGTGGTAAGTTTGAAAACGACGCGTATAAGGTTTCGGGCGGTCTTCACGGGGTAGGGGTTTCGGTCGTAAACGCGCTTTCCGAATATCTCGAAGTGGAAGTTCATCAAAAAGGAAAATGTTATACTCAAAAATACGAGAAAGGTATTCCCGTTTCTCCAGTGGAACTTAAGGGAGAATCTTCGGAAAGAGGAACCACGGTTCGTTTTAAACCGGACGCTTCGATTTTTACCACGGTCGATTTTCAGTTCGACGTTCTTTCCGCGCGTTTCAGAGAATTAGCATTTTTGAATAAAGGTCTTATTCTCATCGTCGAAGATCGCAGACGCGGAAGCGAAGGGGAGAATCTACTTCGAAACGAATTTCAGTTTTCGGGCGGGATCGTTTCGTTCGTCGAGCATATCAACGAGAACAAACATCCGATGCACAAGGTGATTCACTTTGAGCGAAACAAAGACGATGTTTTGGCCGAAATTTCGATTCAATATTCCGAAACATATACGGAAAGCATATTCTGTTTTACGAATAATATCAACAACAACCTCGGTGGAACGCACTTGGAAGGTTTTCGCGCGGCGCTTACAAGAACGTTAAACGACTTTCTGAAAAAAGATACGGTTCTTGCAAAAAAACATCCGACCGGTCTTTCCGGAGAAGATGTTAAGGAAGGTTTGACCGCGGTCATTTCCATCAAAATTCCACAACCTCAGTTCAATTCTCAGACGAAAGAGAAATTGGTGAACGCGGAGATCAAAGGGATTATGCAAACCTTAACCTCCGAAGGTTTGAACTTGTTCTTCGAGGAAAATCCGAACATCACCAAAAAGATATTAGAAAAATGTATTCTTTCCGCAAAGGCGAGAGAAGCCGCTCGTAAGGCGCGCGATCTTACCCGAAGAAAAACGGTTTTGGAAGGCGGCGGTCTTCCCGGTAAACTTGCGGATTGTTCCGAAAAAGATCCCGCTCTTTCCGAACTTTATCTGGTAGAGGGTGATTCCGCGGGCGGTTCCGCGAAACAAGGAAGAGATCGAAACACTCAGGCCATTCTTCCTTTGAAAGGAAAAATTCTGAACGTGGAAAAAGCGAGATTGGATAAGATTCTTTCCAGCGAAGAAATTCGAGTTTTAGTTTCCGCGCTCGGAACCGGAATCGGCGAAGACGAATTCAACATCGATAAGATTCGTTATCATAAAATTATGATTATGACGGACGCGGATATCGACGGTTCTCACATTCGTACGTTGCTCCTTACATTCTTCTTTCGTTATATGCGTCCCGTGATTGAAAGAGGTTTTCTCTACGTCGCACAACCTCCTTTGTATCTGATCAAACACGGAAAGAATTCCACTTATGTTTACTCGGATAAGGAAAAGGAAGAATTACTAAAGACCGTAGGAACGGAAAAAGTAGTCATTCAACGATACAAGGGTCTTGGTGAAATGAACCCGGAACAACTCTGGGAAACCACGATGGATCCTTCGAACCGAGTCGTTTTAAAAGTTAAACTGGATGATTTCGTGGAAGCGGAAGAAACGTTTAACATTCTTATGGGCGACGAAGTTCAACCGAGAAAACAGTTCATTGAAGTGAACGCGGCTAAGGTAGCCAACCTGGATCTTTGA
- the gyrA gene encoding DNA gyrase subunit A: MSQEMENETKVLSYNISGKPDIAEALKNGVRVIPVEIEDQMKEAYLGYAMSVIVGRALPDVRDGLKPVHRRILHAMNERAWRSDRPYVKCAKIVGEVIGNYHPHGDASVYEALVRMVQDFSLRVPLIDGQGNFGSIDGDNPAAYRYTEARLEKVAEELLRDIEKETVSFSPNYDDTKQQPDVLPANFPNLLVNGSSGIAVGMATNIPPHNLKETIEAVIAVIKNPEITIPELLKIVPGPDFPTSGIIIGGEGLISAYTTGKGSIRIRSKVDIEEKKNGREVIVVTEIPYQVNKKVLLEKIGDLVNEKQIEGISEILDLSDRKGIRVEIHIKKDANAQVILNQLYKMTQLQVSYGITMLAILDNKPKIFNIKEILTAYAAHRREVIVRRTQFDLDKAEKRAHILEGLKIALENIEEVIKVIRASKNPPEAKQQLMIRFSLSEVQSDAILEMRLQRLTSLEVQKIIDELEEVRALIVDLKDILAKPSRVNEIVCTELQEVGDKYGNKRKTEISIESIESSSFNAEDLIADEEIVIQITYDQFIKRLPIDTFKRQKRGGKGIQGLSQKRDDVIKIMKAAMTHDSIMFFSNIGKVYVMKAYELPIASKEARGKSLKAIINLREDEYISSVFAFREEDMDKDLLLVTRRGFIKRIQLKEFGNVKKSGIIAIGLREGDDLIKVEAINDKDEVIIFSRKGLALRIEGNIIRAQGRTASGVTGMRLAEDDAIVGLSKFKEGEDIFVVSEEGYGKRLGFEEFAAKGRGGKGMAYLKVTEKNGFSVGTGSVGSEDEIILITQQGMTIRINAFDISKLGRTAVGVRIVDLKDNDKVQDFTVLGES, from the coding sequence ATGAGTCAAGAGATGGAAAACGAAACAAAAGTCCTTAGCTATAATATCTCGGGAAAACCGGATATTGCCGAAGCCCTAAAAAACGGTGTTCGAGTTATTCCCGTAGAAATTGAAGATCAGATGAAGGAAGCGTATTTAGGTTACGCGATGTCGGTGATCGTCGGTCGTGCCCTTCCTGATGTTAGAGACGGTTTAAAACCCGTTCACAGAAGAATTCTCCACGCGATGAACGAACGCGCTTGGAGAAGCGATCGCCCTTACGTTAAGTGCGCTAAGATCGTGGGGGAAGTGATCGGTAACTATCACCCTCACGGCGACGCTTCCGTTTACGAAGCTCTCGTAAGAATGGTGCAGGACTTTTCCCTTCGCGTTCCATTGATCGACGGACAAGGAAATTTCGGTTCCATCGACGGTGATAACCCGGCCGCGTATCGATACACGGAAGCGAGATTGGAAAAGGTCGCGGAAGAATTGTTACGCGACATCGAAAAGGAAACGGTCAGCTTTTCACCTAACTACGATGATACGAAACAACAACCCGACGTTCTTCCCGCTAATTTTCCGAACTTACTCGTAAACGGTTCTTCCGGGATCGCGGTGGGAATGGCGACAAACATTCCTCCGCATAACCTAAAGGAAACGATCGAGGCCGTGATCGCGGTCATTAAAAATCCTGAGATCACAATTCCCGAACTTTTAAAAATCGTTCCCGGCCCGGACTTCCCGACTTCGGGAATTATCATAGGCGGAGAAGGTTTAATCTCCGCTTATACGACCGGAAAAGGATCGATTCGAATTCGGTCCAAGGTCGACATCGAAGAAAAGAAAAACGGAAGAGAAGTGATCGTCGTTACGGAAATTCCGTATCAGGTGAATAAAAAAGTTCTTCTGGAAAAGATCGGAGATCTCGTTAACGAAAAACAAATCGAAGGAATTTCCGAAATTCTCGATCTCTCGGATCGAAAAGGAATTCGAGTTGAAATTCATATTAAAAAAGACGCAAACGCTCAGGTCATTCTAAACCAGCTTTATAAGATGACTCAGCTTCAGGTGAGTTACGGAATCACGATGCTCGCGATTCTCGATAACAAACCTAAGATTTTTAATATTAAAGAAATCTTAACCGCTTACGCCGCGCACCGAAGAGAAGTAATCGTAAGAAGAACTCAGTTCGATCTTGATAAGGCCGAAAAACGCGCGCATATCTTGGAAGGATTGAAGATCGCTCTTGAGAATATCGAAGAAGTGATCAAGGTCATCCGAGCTTCTAAAAATCCGCCGGAAGCGAAACAACAATTGATGATTCGATTCAGTCTTTCCGAAGTTCAATCGGACGCGATCTTGGAAATGAGATTGCAAAGACTTACTTCTCTCGAAGTTCAAAAGATCATCGACGAATTGGAAGAAGTAAGAGCTTTGATCGTGGACTTAAAGGATATTCTCGCGAAACCTTCCCGCGTGAACGAAATCGTCTGCACCGAACTTCAGGAAGTCGGCGATAAATACGGAAACAAAAGAAAAACCGAAATCTCCATCGAAAGTATAGAAAGTTCCTCGTTTAACGCGGAAGACTTAATCGCCGACGAGGAGATCGTAATTCAAATCACGTACGATCAGTTTATCAAACGTCTGCCGATCGACACTTTCAAAAGACAGAAACGCGGCGGAAAAGGAATTCAAGGTCTTTCTCAAAAACGCGACGACGTCATCAAGATCATGAAAGCCGCGATGACTCACGATAGCATCATGTTCTTTTCGAATATCGGAAAGGTTTATGTGATGAAGGCTTACGAGTTACCGATCGCTTCCAAAGAAGCTCGAGGAAAATCCCTCAAGGCGATCATCAATCTTAGAGAAGACGAATACATCTCTTCGGTTTTTGCATTCCGAGAAGAGGACATGGATAAAGATCTTCTTTTGGTAACGAGACGCGGTTTTATTAAACGAATTCAATTGAAGGAATTCGGAAACGTAAAAAAATCCGGAATCATCGCCATCGGTCTTAGAGAAGGCGACGATCTTATCAAAGTGGAAGCGATCAACGATAAGGACGAAGTCATCATCTTTTCCAGAAAAGGATTGGCGCTTCGTATCGAAGGAAATATTATCCGCGCTCAAGGAAGAACCGCAAGCGGCGTGACCGGAATGAGACTTGCCGAAGACGACGCGATCGTAGGTTTGAGTAAATTCAAAGAAGGCGAAGATATCTTCGTCGTTTCCGAAGAAGGTTACGGAAAACGTCTTGGCTTTGAAGAGTTTGCCGCAAAAGGAAGAGGCGGTAAAGGAATGGCGTATCTAAAGGTTACGGAAAAGAACGGATTCTCCGTTGGAACCGGCTCCGTAGGAAGCGAAGACGAAATCATTCTGATCACGCAACAGGGAATGACGATTCGTATCAATGCATTCGATATTTCTAAACTAGGAAGAACTGCGGTCGGAGTTCGTATCGTAGATCTAAAAGACAACGATAAGGTTCAGGACTTTACGGTTCTCGGCGAGAGCTGA
- the dusB gene encoding tRNA dihydrouridine synthase DusB — protein sequence MIQIGNVTIPGRISLSPMAGISDSPTRRICRKFGAAFSYTEFVNTDELVHRAPKALKMFRFHPEERPITFQIFGNRLEIIAEAAEIIQELKPDIIDLNMGCSTRKVSLRGAGAGLLRRPVLAGKIIEAMKKRVNVPVTAKIRIGWDSTSRNYLEVSKILEESGADALTVHGRTKEMAYTGLADWNAIGEIKAQRKIPIFGNGDIKSFQEANSKIQEYGLDGVLIGRSAIGNPWIFSEIKKEELSWSDVSEVILQHLRWMIEDFGEEFGLLLFRKHLVKYLNGLEFDPAWKSKLLEIKEWNRFEDLLLSDQRRNVLAVL from the coding sequence ATGATTCAAATCGGAAATGTTACGATCCCGGGGAGAATTTCTCTTTCTCCGATGGCGGGCATTTCCGATTCTCCCACTCGTAGAATTTGTAGAAAATTCGGAGCGGCCTTTTCTTATACGGAGTTCGTCAACACGGACGAACTCGTTCATCGCGCGCCAAAAGCTCTGAAGATGTTCCGCTTTCATCCGGAAGAACGCCCCATCACCTTTCAGATTTTCGGGAATCGATTGGAGATCATCGCCGAAGCCGCAGAAATCATTCAGGAATTAAAACCGGATATCATCGATTTGAATATGGGTTGTTCCACTCGTAAGGTTTCTTTGCGCGGAGCCGGCGCCGGACTTCTTCGTAGACCCGTGTTAGCCGGAAAGATTATCGAAGCGATGAAAAAACGAGTCAACGTTCCGGTCACTGCAAAGATTCGCATCGGATGGGATTCCACATCTCGCAATTATCTAGAAGTTTCGAAAATTTTGGAAGAATCGGGAGCCGATGCGCTTACCGTTCATGGTCGAACGAAAGAAATGGCTTACACCGGTTTGGCGGACTGGAACGCGATCGGCGAAATCAAAGCGCAAAGAAAAATTCCGATTTTCGGAAACGGAGACATCAAAAGTTTTCAAGAAGCGAATTCTAAAATTCAAGAATACGGTCTGGACGGTGTTTTGATCGGCCGAAGTGCGATTGGAAATCCTTGGATTTTTTCCGAAATCAAAAAGGAAGAATTATCCTGGTCCGATGTTTCTGAAGTAATACTCCAACATCTTCGTTGGATGATCGAGGACTTCGGGGAAGAATTCGGTCTTTTACTTTTCAGAAAGCATCTCGTGAAATATCTAAACGGTCTTGAATTCGATCCGGCTTGGAAATCCAAGTTACTCGAAATCAAAGAATGGAATCGATTTGAAGATCTTCTTTTGTCCGATCAAAGACGGAATGTTTTAGCCGTTCTCTAA
- a CDS encoding lipoprotein LipL21: MINRLIALSVATMIFAACSSTDTGQKDATTVGDGGWTFEGWGGAPEQRNDGKTPRDTSPKDWYYIKFSSRASAKAVAKKSQAMMQSTCREASRLQGASDVVKKMVGETVEAASGVSDGEATASVIVSQSQGVVKGVGVYECKATGSGSDPKDVSKDNWEECQCVIYAKFPGGKDALVAKAQEVSNKQ, translated from the coding sequence ATGATCAATAGACTTATCGCTCTATCTGTAGCAACAATGATTTTTGCGGCTTGCTCCAGCACTGACACAGGACAAAAAGACGCAACGACTGTAGGTGACGGTGGATGGACATTCGAAGGATGGGGTGGCGCACCTGAACAAAGAAACGACGGAAAAACACCAAGAGACACTAGTCCAAAAGACTGGTACTACATTAAGTTTTCTTCCAGAGCTTCCGCAAAAGCTGTAGCTAAAAAAAGCCAGGCTATGATGCAATCTACCTGCCGTGAAGCATCCAGACTTCAAGGCGCGTCCGATGTTGTGAAGAAAATGGTTGGTGAGACTGTAGAAGCGGCTTCCGGAGTATCCGACGGTGAAGCAACTGCATCCGTAATCGTTTCTCAATCTCAAGGTGTTGTAAAAGGAGTTGGGGTTTACGAGTGTAAAGCAACCGGTTCCGGTTCCGATCCAAAAGATGTTTCTAAAGACAACTGGGAAGAATGTCAGTGTGTTATTTACGCTAAATTTCCTGGTGGAAAGGATGCTCTCGTAGCGAAAGCTCAAGAGGTTTCCAACAAACAATAA
- a CDS encoding LIC10012 family protein has product MLRNLFFFLCLMAHPVSSTSIIFLPGKVEGNLPATLERIDDRSQEISKFGAFYANLLLRAKVDTTERIRDKEIFYKFKSSRYGKEDFARICSELSVDFLVRDEIGFQNNISLDRAVYNCTQRQLDELHLSEKSDLFFLMRSMTERSFPWIPSKRKQNTTAVSKKTARELIFVIDLSPSFQREREEWVQFVKNASWDSMTGIRIVTFSEGKVSVLPKAGSLAELRTQIGSLKSFGKSNLDDLSEALISTKRTLMQSGARSQSLQDIIILTNAKGKIPNPTLASAVQDFQSSGYKIQMFTAPYFSSAQTQFYKGILPKGNLSEITYFRRVSTAKDSKTLLFRGRQIYFTYSDVSPSQIPVESSLNKVSYSGKYSESESINPLNFTEIYSELTGDKILTSDSLQDNLSFLLSQILFKDEFKAEGGTEVLIKSGEKAFWISLPIGVKTPQVDEQIAYQTTYVPSGGSVDGVSNVANLTESYKVSPSQILECTPIQVRNYFQNTNKSSFDCIVRGKVLQVKGL; this is encoded by the coding sequence ATGTTAAGAAATTTATTTTTTTTCCTCTGTTTGATGGCTCATCCAGTATCTTCCACGAGTATAATTTTCCTTCCGGGTAAGGTGGAAGGAAATCTTCCCGCTACTTTGGAAAGAATCGATGACAGATCGCAAGAAATTTCCAAATTTGGGGCTTTTTACGCCAACCTACTGTTAAGAGCAAAAGTAGATACCACGGAAAGAATTCGAGATAAAGAAATTTTTTATAAATTCAAAAGTTCCCGTTACGGAAAAGAAGACTTCGCAAGAATTTGCTCCGAGTTATCCGTAGATTTTTTAGTCCGCGATGAAATTGGTTTTCAAAACAACATTTCTTTGGATCGTGCTGTTTATAATTGTACGCAGAGACAATTGGACGAACTGCATCTTTCCGAAAAATCGGACCTTTTCTTTTTGATGCGATCTATGACGGAACGTTCGTTTCCTTGGATTCCTTCTAAACGAAAACAAAACACCACTGCAGTATCCAAAAAAACTGCAAGAGAATTGATCTTCGTAATCGATCTTTCTCCTTCTTTTCAAAGAGAAAGGGAAGAATGGGTTCAATTCGTAAAAAACGCTTCTTGGGATTCTATGACTGGGATTCGAATCGTTACGTTTTCCGAGGGAAAAGTTTCCGTTCTTCCCAAAGCAGGTTCTTTGGCGGAATTGAGAACGCAAATCGGAAGTTTAAAATCCTTCGGTAAATCCAATTTGGACGATTTATCCGAAGCATTGATCAGCACGAAAAGAACTTTGATGCAGTCCGGTGCGCGTTCTCAAAGTCTTCAAGACATAATCATTCTTACCAACGCAAAAGGAAAAATCCCGAATCCGACTTTGGCTTCCGCGGTTCAAGATTTTCAATCCTCCGGATATAAAATCCAAATGTTTACGGCTCCGTATTTTTCCTCGGCTCAAACTCAGTTTTATAAGGGAATTCTTCCCAAAGGAAATCTCTCTGAAATAACTTATTTCAGAAGAGTCAGCACGGCAAAGGATTCGAAAACTCTGTTGTTCCGAGGCAGACAGATTTATTTTACATATTCGGACGTTTCACCAAGTCAAATCCCGGTGGAATCCTCGCTCAATAAGGTTTCTTATTCGGGAAAATACTCGGAATCCGAATCGATCAATCCGCTCAATTTCACGGAAATTTATTCGGAACTGACGGGAGATAAGATTCTCACCTCGGATTCTTTACAGGATAATCTTTCTTTTTTGCTTTCCCAAATTCTTTTTAAGGATGAATTTAAGGCGGAAGGCGGGACGGAAGTTTTGATAAAATCCGGTGAAAAAGCGTTTTGGATTTCTTTACCGATCGGCGTCAAAACCCCGCAGGTCGACGAACAGATCGCCTATCAAACGACTTATGTTCCATCGGGAGGTTCCGTGGACGGTGTTTCGAACGTTGCAAATCTCACGGAATCGTATAAGGTTTCGCCTTCTCAGATTTTGGAATGTACTCCGATTCAGGTAAGAAATTATTTTCAAAATACGAATAAAAGTTCCTTTGATTGTATCGTCCGAGGTAAAGTTCTCCAGGTCAAAGGATTATAA